One window from the genome of Salvia miltiorrhiza cultivar Shanhuang (shh) chromosome 7, IMPLAD_Smil_shh, whole genome shotgun sequence encodes:
- the LOC130995442 gene encoding uncharacterized protein LOC130995442, with protein sequence MDAYTWFRRSVSKLKRTSLPSIAAATTATATANASKSSENKLDQQEEDKFYGITEQLIELVKSFSLDTFRNFVLPDEEESGCDVGNSGNVQMDLSDWQETHAMLVLSRVKELAQLRFRLCPRYLKEKQFWRIYFTLVRSFVVEYELHAVRVARLKQIRSGSETASNSSACEVEMSEAKTISSLDSATSME encoded by the exons ATGGATGCATACACATGGTTCCGGCGAAGTGTTTCTAAGCTGAAAAGGACGTCCTTGCCCTCTATCGCGGCCGCCACCACCGCAACCGCGACTGCCAATGCTAGCAAGAGTTCCGAAAACAAATTAGACCAACAAGAAGAGGATAAATTTTATGGAATCACTGAGCAATTAATAGAATTGGTCAAATCATTCTCTCTCGACACCTTCAGGAACTTCGTTCTTCCTG ATGAGGAAGAAAGTGGCTGTGATGTTGGAAACTCTGGGAATGTACAGATGGATCTTTCTGACTGGCAGGAAACTCATGCTATGCTTGTCCTTTCCAGAGTCAAG GAACTTGCACAACTACGATTTCGATTATGCCCTCGCTATTTGAAGGAAAAGCAGTTTTGGAGAATATATTTTACTCTCGTTAGGAGTTTTGTGGTCGA ATATGAGTTGCATGCTGTACGAGTAGCCAGACTCAAACAGATCAGATCGGGAAGTGAGACTGCCTCTAACAGTAGTGCCTGTGAAGTTGAAATGTCTGAAGCAAAAACGATATCTTCTTTGGACTCTGCAACTTCAATGGAATAG